A genome region from Solirubrobacter pauli includes the following:
- the msrB gene encoding peptide-methionine (R)-S-oxide reductase MsrB has protein sequence MATEIEKTDAQWREELTPEQYAVLRQAGTERAFTGKYWDAHEDGMYRCAGCGAELFSSDTKFESGSGWPSFTEPAFAANVETKQDVSHGMIRTEVLCKRCGGHLGHVFPDGPREAGGLRYCINSAALDLETK, from the coding sequence ATGGCGACTGAGATTGAGAAGACTGACGCGCAGTGGCGTGAGGAGCTCACGCCGGAGCAGTACGCGGTGCTGCGGCAGGCGGGTACGGAGCGTGCGTTCACCGGGAAGTACTGGGACGCGCACGAGGACGGGATGTACCGCTGTGCCGGCTGCGGCGCGGAGCTGTTCTCCAGCGACACCAAGTTCGAGTCCGGCTCGGGCTGGCCGTCGTTCACGGAGCCCGCGTTCGCCGCGAACGTGGAGACCAAGCAGGACGTCTCGCACGGCATGATCCGCACCGAGGTGCTGTGCAAGCGCTGCGGCGGCCACCTCGGGCACGTGTTCCCGGACGGCCCGCGCGAGGCCGGCGGCCTGCGCTACTGCATCAACAGCGCGGCGCTGGACCTCGAGACCAAGTAA
- the tkt gene encoding transketolase, with amino-acid sequence MNTIRTLSMDAVQKANSGHPGTPMALAPLAYVLYTRVMEHNPKNAKWADRDRFVLSCGHASMLLYSMLYLTGYGLTLDDLKNFRQLGSPTAGHPEYGHAAGIETTTGPLGQGISTAVGMALGERMLAERYNRDGHEIVDHYTYVIASDGDLQEGISHEASSLAGHLGLGRLIAFWDDNHISIEGDTAISFTEDVAARYEAYGWHVQNLGEDIGLDRIEEALANAKDVTDRPSLIVVRTHIAPGSPNKQDTHEAHGSPLGDEEIKLTKQAYNWPSEEPFFVPEEALAHFRSLEGKGEELESAWNERFAAYREAFPELADQFERQLSRELPEGWDAEVPTKGPDSGMIATRKASQDVIQWAAAQVPEMVGGSADLAPSTLTLIKDGGSVNTASYGGRNFHFGIREHGMGAIVNGLTLSGFRAFGAGFFIFSDYMKASIRLAALMHIPSTFVFTHDSIGVGEDGPTHQPIEQLATLRATPNINVVRPAGFNETALAWRFALSATDTPTALALSRQGVPVWDPAGVPSDAIERGAYVLADSDGEPDVILIASGTEVHVANDARKLLEEDGVKVRLVSAPCLDRFEAQDQAYRDEVLPPSVTARVAVEAAAPLGWHRWVGDRGAVVAMTTFGASAPAGALYKHFGFTGENVADVARGVLKG; translated from the coding sequence GTGAACACGATCCGCACCCTCTCGATGGATGCGGTCCAGAAGGCCAACTCCGGCCATCCCGGTACGCCGATGGCGCTCGCGCCGCTCGCGTACGTGCTCTACACGCGGGTGATGGAGCACAACCCCAAGAACGCCAAGTGGGCGGATCGTGACCGCTTCGTGCTGTCGTGCGGCCACGCGTCGATGCTCCTGTACTCGATGCTGTACCTGACCGGCTACGGCCTCACGCTCGACGACCTCAAGAACTTCCGCCAGCTCGGCTCGCCGACCGCCGGCCACCCCGAGTACGGCCACGCCGCCGGCATCGAGACCACCACCGGCCCGCTCGGCCAGGGCATCTCGACCGCGGTCGGCATGGCCCTCGGCGAGCGCATGCTGGCCGAGCGCTACAACCGCGACGGCCACGAGATCGTCGATCACTACACGTACGTGATCGCGTCCGACGGCGACCTGCAGGAGGGCATCTCGCACGAGGCGTCCTCGCTCGCCGGTCACCTGGGCCTCGGCCGCCTGATCGCCTTCTGGGACGACAACCACATCTCGATCGAGGGCGACACCGCGATCTCCTTCACCGAGGACGTCGCCGCGCGCTACGAGGCCTACGGCTGGCACGTCCAGAACTTGGGTGAGGACATCGGGCTGGACCGGATCGAGGAGGCGCTCGCGAACGCGAAGGACGTCACCGACCGCCCGTCGCTGATCGTCGTCCGCACGCACATCGCCCCGGGCTCGCCGAACAAGCAGGACACGCACGAGGCGCACGGCTCGCCGCTCGGCGACGAGGAGATCAAGCTCACCAAGCAGGCCTACAACTGGCCGTCGGAGGAGCCGTTCTTCGTGCCGGAGGAGGCGCTCGCGCACTTCCGCTCGCTCGAGGGCAAGGGCGAGGAGCTCGAGTCGGCCTGGAACGAGCGCTTCGCCGCGTACCGCGAGGCCTTCCCGGAGCTGGCCGACCAGTTCGAGCGCCAGCTCTCCCGCGAGCTCCCCGAGGGCTGGGACGCCGAGGTCCCGACCAAGGGCCCGGACTCCGGCATGATCGCCACCCGCAAGGCGTCCCAGGACGTCATCCAGTGGGCGGCCGCGCAGGTGCCGGAGATGGTCGGCGGCTCCGCCGACCTCGCGCCGTCGACGCTGACGTTGATCAAGGACGGCGGGTCCGTGAACACGGCCTCCTACGGCGGCCGCAACTTCCACTTCGGCATCCGCGAGCACGGCATGGGCGCGATCGTCAACGGCCTGACGCTGTCCGGCTTCCGCGCGTTCGGCGCCGGCTTCTTCATCTTCAGCGACTACATGAAGGCGTCGATCCGCCTCGCCGCGCTGATGCACATCCCGTCGACGTTCGTGTTCACGCACGACTCGATCGGCGTCGGCGAGGACGGCCCGACCCACCAGCCGATCGAGCAGCTCGCGACGCTGCGCGCGACGCCGAACATCAACGTGGTCCGCCCGGCGGGCTTCAACGAGACCGCGCTGGCCTGGCGCTTCGCGCTCTCGGCCACGGACACCCCGACGGCGCTGGCGCTCTCCCGCCAGGGCGTTCCCGTGTGGGACCCGGCCGGCGTGCCGAGCGACGCGATCGAGCGGGGCGCGTACGTCCTCGCTGACTCAGACGGCGAGCCGGACGTGATCCTGATCGCCTCCGGCACCGAGGTGCACGTCGCCAACGACGCGCGCAAGCTCCTGGAGGAGGACGGCGTGAAGGTACGCCTCGTCTCCGCGCCGTGCCTGGACCGCTTCGAGGCCCAGGACCAGGCCTACCGCGACGAGGTCCTGCCGCCGTCCGTGACGGCGCGTGTGGCGGTCGAAGCGGCGGCGCCGCTCGGCTGGCACCGGTGGGTGGGCGACCGTGGCGCGGTCGTGGCCATGACGACGTTCGGCGCTTCCGCCCCGGCCGGCGCGCTCTACAAGCACTTCGGCTTCACGGGCGAGAACGTCGCGGACGTCGCGCGGGGCGTGTTGAAGGGCTGA